Below is a window of Luteolibacter rhizosphaerae DNA.
TGGGCCGCACCCATGTTGCCATCGAGACTGCGCTCCCCTTCCGGGAAAATCAGCACGCGGCGGCCCGAGGCGAGCAGCTTGATGATGGCCTTCAGGCTCGTCATGTCCGGACGGTCCTGATCGACCGGGATCGAGTTCCAAGCAAGGTAGATCCACTTCAGCAGCGCCCCCTTCATCAGGGTTTTACGGGCGAGGTAGAACATCTCGTCCTGATACAAGGTGCCGATCAACGGCGGATCGAGGAAGCTCTCGTGGTTCGAGGCAATCAGCACCGCCCCGTCCCGGACCAGATTCTCACGGCCAATGACCTTCAGCCCGAAGAGCGAGCGATAGGCACTGCCGAAAAGAGACCAACCGAACCAATAGACCCAACGCATCACAGTCGTTTGTTAGAGCACGGCATCCTCCGCTTCCGGCGGAATCGGGAAGCCTTGGCTCGCGAGGATGTCCAAAGCAGCCTTCACGCCGGTTTCAATGGTATGCCCGGAAGTATCAAGGATCGCCGCGCCTTCCGCGATCTTAAGCGGAGCGGTTTCACGGCGGCTGTCCGCATGATCGCGGGCGGCAACGGAATCCACCTCCCCGACTTCCTCGCGGCGAGCCTCGCGCACGCCGGGGTCGGCATCCATGTAGATCTTATATGGAGTCTCCGGGAAGACTACGGAGCCGATGTCGCGGCCTTCCATCACCACGTCGCCCAGCTTCAGGTAATCGCGCTGGAGGGAGACGAGGCACTCGCGCACTTCCGGCACGGCGGCCACGGCGGAGACATTGGCATTCACCTCCTCGCTGCGCAGCTCGTCGCCGGGATCGACTCCGTCCACCTTCACGGTGGAGGCTAGGCCGTCCACCCCGCATTGGAGTTCCATCTGGCGGAGGGCTTCCACCACCGCGGCACGGTCGTTCGGATTCACACCCTGCTTGAGCACCTTCCAAGTCACGGCACGATACATCGCACCCGAGTTCACCATGATCAGGTTCAGGCGCTTCGAAAGGATGCGCGCGAGCGTGCTCTTGCCGGAGGCGGCGGGCCCGTCGATAGCGATGGCGCGATGGAGGATCATGGGGCGACCGGGACGGTGGGAAGATCGTAGTCCTCGGCCGACTTGCTCTCGTCCATCACGGCGGCGAGTTGCTTGGCGAAGCCGGGATAGGAGGTGTTCACACAGGCGGTGTTGCCAATGATCGTTTCGCCCTCGGCGAAGAGGCCGGCGATGGCAAAGGCCATGGCGATGCGGTGATCCCCGTGACTCTCCATCGCCGCAGCGTGCAGAGGCTGGCCGCCGGTGATCTCCATGCCGTCTTCGAATTCCTCTACCTGCCCGCCCATCGCGCGCAGGTTATTGACCACAGTGGTGATCCGGTCGGTCTCCTTCACCCGCAGTTCCTTGGCATTGCGAATCGTCGTCTTGCCCTCGGCCAGTGCGGCAGCCACGGCAATCACAGGGATCTCGTCGATCAGGTTCGGGATCTCGGCCTTGAGCAACTCGGTGCCCTTGAGCTTGCCACCGCGGATCTCCACATCGCCGATCGGTTCGCCATCGTCAGTGGAGATCACCGTGCGGGTGATTTGCGCGCCCATGCGCTCGATCACATCGAGCACGGCAGTGCGGGTCGGATTGAGACCGACGTTCTTGATGACCAAGCGGGAGCCCGGCAGCGCGGCCGCAGCCACCACCCAGAAGGCCGCGCTGGAAATGTCCCCCGGCACACGGAAGTCGCGAGCCTGCGGGACTTGGCCTCCCTTGATCGAGATCGCGCCGCCCTCGGTCTTCACCTTCACACCGAAGGATTCGAGCATGCGCTCGGTGTGGTCGCGAGTGTCGGCGGGCTGCACGGCGGTGGTGGTGCCTTCGCAGAACATCCCGGCAAGGATCACCGCGCTCTTCACTTGGGCGCTGGCCATCGGCAGCTCATAGCGCACCGGGTGGAGTTGCGTGCCGTGAATCTTCAGCGGGGCACAGCCGGGCTTTTCTCCCAAGCAATCGATCTTCGCTCCCATCAACGCGAGCGGATCGGTGATGCGGCCCATCGGACGACCCGAGAGCGACTCGTCTCCGAAGAGTTCCGTGTCGAAGGACTGGCCCGCGAACAGACCGGCCAGCAGGCGCATGCCGGTTCCGGAGTTGCCGCAATCGATCGGCCTGGTCGGCGCGGCGAGCTGCATCTTGCGGCCGTGAATGCGCATCGAAGTTGGACCGAAGCCGGGCATCTCCTCCAACACCTCCACCTTCACCCCACAGGCGGTCATCGCGCCCAAGGTGTTCAGGCAGTCCTCGCTCGGCAGGAAGTTCCGCACCGTCGAAACCCCATCGGCGAGGCCCGCGATCATCGCCGCGCGGTGAGACATGCTCTTGTCGCCGGGCACCGGGAAGGCGGCATCCAGCGTGCGGATCGATCGAACTCGGAACTCACTCATGGAAAATCGTTTCTGACGACGGCAAGGGCAGCTTCGCGGGCTTGTTTCGCGTCGTCCAGCCAGCGGCGCAGGGCTTCTTGCTCGCCCGCTTCCAGCATGGCAAGCATTTCACTCATCTCGGTGATGGCATGACTCAAGACGCCACGCAGGGCTTCCCGATTTTCCGTCACGATCTCCGCCCACATGTCGGGGTCGCCACCGGCCACGCGGGTGGTATCGCGGAGTCCGCCGCCGCCGAAACGACCATCGGAGGGCGTCGTCAAAGCGACCTTCGCAGCGGCTGCTGCCATGAGGTGCGGAAAATGGCTGATCCGGGCAACCAGCGCGTCGTGGGCCTGTGCTTCCATCCAAGAGACGCGGCACCCGACCGCTTCCCAGAAACGCTGAAGACGGGACGACCAAGGATCCCCTACCCGGTCGTCGTCGGTCAGCAGGCAGGCAGCACCATCGAAAAGTGTGGCCTCGGCAGCGCTGATACCGGTTTGCTCAGAGCCTGCCATCGGGTGGCTGCCGATGAAACGCCCGCCGGTTCTCCGGAGAATTGGTTGCAGGCAGCGGTGCGGGGCTGCCTTCACGCTGCCCACATCCGTCACCAGTGCGTCTTGCCAAAGCCCGGCGGATTGAGCTGCCAGCAGCACCGTGGCCATCGCTCCCACGGGGGTGGACAACACCACGAGGTCAGCGCCATCAAGAGCTGCCGCGAGATGCTCCGTGGCCCCTGAGATTCCCCGCTGCCGTGCCGACTCCACCGTCGCCGCGCGCCGCGCCCAAAGGGCCACCGGCAGGTGCGGGAAGCGCTCTCTCAGGGCCAGCGCCAGCGAGCCACCGAGGAGCCCGCCGCCGAGAATGGCCACCTTGTTAAAATCCATCACGGGTTTCCGGGAATGAAGGAGCCGGGCCCTGCTGGGGACCGGCTCCTCGAAATCAAATCGTGCGAAAAGGTCGCGATCTCAGGGAACCCGGAAGTGCTTCTTCTCGGATGCCGGATAGGTCGGATCGGCCACCAGACGGCCGCTCGGAATGCCCTTCACGTCGATGATCTTGTTGTTGAAGGGGCTGAAGACGAAGCCCGGCTTGCCCGGAACAGGCTTGGCCACGCGGATCTCAGCTTTGGCTTCTTCCGGCTTCTTCGGCGGGGTCTTGTCGGCATCGGGGTTACCGGCCGGCTTGTCCTGTGCGCCTGGCTCACCTTCGGATTGCTTCTCCTTGTTCGCGAGTTCCTCGGCTTCCTTTTTCTTCTTCTCGCGCTGTTCGGCGATCTTTTGCTTTTCCTCTTCGGTTTGCTGCTTGTTCACCGCCGGATCGGCAGGAGCCTGTGGAGGTTCCTCGACGTAAGGAGTGCAGGAGACCGCCAGGAACAGGGCGGCGGAGGCCGGGAGAATCAGTCGGAGCTTCATGGTGCTAGGGATAGGCTCCGCAACCGGACCTGACCGGAGGCCGCGGAAAGCGCGGGAAGATTGAAGCAGCACCCTCCCCGCGTCAAGCCGCCGCCTTGAGCGCGCTTGCAAATTGCCCGTGACCGTGACTGCTTCTCCGCCGTTCCCATGAGAAGCCCCGGCGGACCCCACGACGATTGCCTGCGAACCCGCGGGACGATCCTGAAGAAGCTAGAGAACGGGCTGCACGAGGCCGCCCTGCCGAACGGCAAGCGGGTCATCTGCCATTTCTCAAAAGAACTCGCCGCCGCGCCACCGGAACTAACCGAGGATACGGTGGTGATGCTGGAGCTTAGCCCCTTCGACTTGGATCGGGGACGGATCTCCAAGGTCCTCCCCTGAAGCAACCTAGTTCCGAATTTCGGCCAGCCACTGCTTCGCAATGATATCCACAAAGGCGGTAAATGTTGGGGCTCCGTCGAGGGTGTAGAGCGTTCCTTCGGGACAGCCCGGAAGTAACTTTGCGTGGCTGTAGCCGTGATCATGGGCGAGCAATAGAACCTCACCCGTAGTCCGGTGACAGATGGTCATGTCACTATTGGCTTCCCGAGAAATTCCATGGTAGTCCGAGGGCTGGATAGGAATCTCAAGATCTTCCTCCTCGAATAGCCAGTCAGAATACTCGATCTGGCTGGCGTCGTTAAGAGCCTCTTCGAGAATCAAGACGGAGTTTTGATTCATCGTCCAAGCATCGTCCGGTTGGTTGAACGTTTCTTCAATCCCTCCGAATTCACCGAGCAGCAACCGGTGGAGACTGAAAATCTCGGCGGGTACTTCCGGTGGCGGCTTAGGGCAAAGCCATCCCATTTGAACGCCGTCGCTCCTTGTCCACGCCAGCAATTCATACTGCTTATCTCCGACTATAACCTCGGTTGTGCGCGATTTCCCGAGCAACTCACTCATAGCCGGGAAGGCTTCGATTAAGTCCTCAGACGGTCCAGATCGCGGGTTCGTCTCGCCGATAGACATGGGAATTTTATCATAGTTGAACCAAGTTACTTCCCGCAAAAAGCATTCGAAGTCAGTCATTGTTCACTTGAACAATAACAAGCTCCGAATTGACGAGCAAAAAGTTCATGCCCGTTCCGAACTCGAACTTTGATCCCGAAAACGACACTCGCTCCACACAAAAAAGAAGCGGCCCGATCGACTAGACCCCGGAAAAACCCAAAAACCGGAAAGTCTCTTCAATCGGGCCGCCTACTATTGTCGCGACGCCGAAGGATTACCAGCCACCAACCCCTGCGTCAACACTTTTCTGGAAATTTTCTTCGAGAATTTTCAGAGGTCTTAAGGAAAGCCCCGCTGTCACCTTTACCCTTGGCCGATTCGCGGGCCTTCCCTTAGGAACTGCCCCGCATGCCGCAACCCAAGACCGACAAGCTTCTCGCCGCGAACCGCGGTGAAATCGCCATCCGCATTTTCCGCGCCGCCAACGAACTCGGTCTGCGCACCGTCTCGATCTTCGCCGAGGAGGACCGCTTCTCGCGTCACCGCTTCAAGGCGGACGAGGCCTACCAACTCGACAAGAACAAGGGTCCGGTGGGTGCCTACCTTGATGTCGATGGGATCGCGGCGCTGGCGAAGTCCAAGGGTGTGACGCTCGTCCACCCGGGTTACGGCTTCCTTTCCGAGAACGCCGCTTTCGCCCGGGCCTGTGCGCGCGAAGGCATCACCTTCGTCGGCCCCTCCCCCGAGTTGCTGGAAAACATGGGTGACAAGACGGCAGCGCGCACGCTGGCCGCGAAGTTCAACGTCCCCACCCTGCCCGGCACGGAAGAACCGATCACCGATCCTTCTGAAGCCCTGAAGGTGGCGAAAGAGATCGGCTTCCCGCTCATCATCAAGGCGGCCTTTGGTGGCGGCGGGCGCGGCATGCGCGTGGTCGAGAAGCCCGAGCAGCTCGCCGGCCTGCTGGCCGAGGCACAGGGCGAGGCCGAGAAGGCCTTCGGCAATCCCGCGGTTTTCCTCGAGCGCTATATCTCCCGCGCCAAGCACATCGAGGTGCAGATCCTCGGTGACCAGCACGGCAATGTGGTCCATTTGCACGAGCGCGACTGCTCGGTGCAGCGCCGCTACCAGAAGGTGGTGGAAATCGCTCCCTCGATCGAACTCGATCCCGTGGTCCGCAAGGAGCTGTGCGATGCCGCCGTGACGCTCGCCAAGGGCATCGGCTACAACAATGCGGGCACGGTCGAGTTCCTCTACGACATGGACCAGAAGGACTGGTTCTTCATCGAGATGAACCCGCGCATCCAGGTGGAGCACACGGTGACCGAGTGCGTCACCGGCATCGATCTTGTGCGCTCGCAGATCCTCGTCGCAAAGGGCTACTCCCTTTTCGACAAGGAAATCGCGATCCCGCCGCAGGATGAGATCCCCTGCAATGGCTACGCGATCCAATGCCGCATCACCACGGAAGACCCGGAGAAGGGCTTCGCACCGGACTATGGCCGCATCCTGAACTACCGCTCCGCCGCGGGCTTCGGCATCCGTCTCGATGCGGGCTCCGGCGATGCCGGCTCGGTGATTACCCCCTTCTATGATTCCATGCTGGTGAAGCTCACCGCCATGGGACGCGACTTCGAGACCGCATGCGTGCGCATGGACCGCGCCCTGCGCGAGTTCCGCATCCGCGGGGTGAAGACCAACATTCCTTTCCTGGAGAACGTCATCAAGGACGACACTTTCCGCTCCGGCCAAGCTCATACCAAGCTGATCGACACCAAGCCGGAGCTGCTCAAGTTCAAGGCCAAGCGCGACCGCGCAACCAAGCTGCTCTCGTACCTCTCCGACATCACCGTCAATGGCAATGCCACCGCCAAGGGTTGGAAACCGGAGAAGCCGATCCTCAATCCCCGCGTGCCGCAGCCGGAGATCAAGGAGTTCAAGGGCAGCCGGGACATCCTGTTAGAGAAAGGGCCGGACGAGTTCGTGAAATGGATCCTGGCCGAGAAGCGCCTGCTGATCACGGACACCTCGATGCGTGACGCGCACCAGTCGTTGATCGCGACCCGCATGCGCACGGTGGACATGCTCCGCATCGCCGACGCCTATGCCGAAGGCTTGCCCGATCTCTTCTCTCTGGAGATGTGGGGCGGTGCCACATTCGACACGGCGATGCGCTTCCTGAAGGAAGATCCATGGGATCGCCTGCGCCGCCTGCGCGAAAAGGTGCCGGGCATCCTGTTCCAGATGCTCTTCCGCGGCTCGAATGCCGTGGGCTACTCGAATTACCCGGACAACGTGGTGGCGGGCTTCGTGAAGCACTCGGCGGATGCGGGAATGGATATCTTCCGCATCTTCGACTCGCTGAACTACCTGCCGAACATGCAAGTGGCGATGGAGGCCGTGCGTGATCATGGCAAGGCGCTGTGTGAAGCGGCCATCTGCTACACCGGCGACATCCTTGATCCGAAGCGCGACAAGTTCTCGCTGAAGTATTACGTCCAGAAGGCCAAGGAGCTGGAGAAGATGGGTGCCCATATCCTTGCGATCAAGGACATGGCCGGACTCTGCAAACCGCAGGCCGCCTACAATCTCGTGGCCGCGCTGAAGCAGGAGATCGGCATCCCGATCCATTTCCACACGCATGACACCTCCGGCCTGAATGCCGCCTCGGTCATCGCCGCGGCCCGTGCCGGTGTCGATATCGCGGACCTCGCGATCGCGTCGCTCTCCGGCTCGACCTCGCAACCGAACCTCAATTCGGTATCCGCCGCATTGGCGAACTCGGATCGCGATCCCGGCCTGAATGCCGACACTCTTAACGAGGTCTCCGACTACTGGGAAGAGGTGCTGGCCCAATATAAGCCCTTCGACTCGGCACCGCGCGCCGGCACGGCGGAGGTATACGAGCACGAGATGCCGGGCGGCCAGTATACGAACCTGCGCGAGCAGGCGAATGCCATGGGACTGGGCCACCGCTGGCGCGAGATCGCCCGCACCTATGCGGACGTGAACCAGCTTTTCGGCGACATCGTGAAGGTCACGCCATCCTCAAAGGTGGTCGGCGACATGGCGATGTTCCTCATTACCCGCAGCATCAAGGCGGCGGACGTGCCCAAGCTGAAGCCGGGCTCGATCGACTGGCCGGAGAGCGTGATCGACATGCTCGCCGGCGGTTTGGGTCAGCCGGATGGCGGTTGGCCTGCCGATGTGCAAAAGGTCGTGCTGGGCAACAAGCCCTCCACCACCCAGCGGCCTGGAGACCTCGCCGAAGCGGTGGATCTGGAAGCCACCCGCGCGCAGGTCGCGAAGAAGATCGGTCGTCAAGTGGATGACGACGATCTCTACTCCCATCTGATGTATCCCGCAGTCTTCGCGGAGTTCGTGGACTTCCGGAAGAAGTACGATGACCTTAGTGGACTCGCCACCCCGGCCTTCTTCTACGGCATGCATGTCGGCGAGGAGGTCGAGATGGAGATCGATCCCGGCAAGACGCTCTTCGTGAAGCTGGTTTCGATCGGCGACGCCGATGCTGACGGCAAGCGCACGCTCTTCTACGAACTGAACGGCATGCCGCGCGAGA
It encodes the following:
- a CDS encoding prephenate dehydrogenase, whose product is MDFNKVAILGGGLLGGSLALALRERFPHLPVALWARRAATVESARQRGISGATEHLAAALDGADLVVLSTPVGAMATVLLAAQSAGLWQDALVTDVGSVKAAPHRCLQPILRRTGGRFIGSHPMAGSEQTGISAAEATLFDGAACLLTDDDRVGDPWSSRLQRFWEAVGCRVSWMEAQAHDALVARISHFPHLMAAAAAKVALTTPSDGRFGGGGLRDTTRVAGGDPDMWAEIVTENREALRGVLSHAITEMSEMLAMLEAGEQEALRRWLDDAKQAREAALAVVRNDFP
- a CDS encoding pyruvate carboxylase; translated protein: MPQPKTDKLLAANRGEIAIRIFRAANELGLRTVSIFAEEDRFSRHRFKADEAYQLDKNKGPVGAYLDVDGIAALAKSKGVTLVHPGYGFLSENAAFARACAREGITFVGPSPELLENMGDKTAARTLAAKFNVPTLPGTEEPITDPSEALKVAKEIGFPLIIKAAFGGGGRGMRVVEKPEQLAGLLAEAQGEAEKAFGNPAVFLERYISRAKHIEVQILGDQHGNVVHLHERDCSVQRRYQKVVEIAPSIELDPVVRKELCDAAVTLAKGIGYNNAGTVEFLYDMDQKDWFFIEMNPRIQVEHTVTECVTGIDLVRSQILVAKGYSLFDKEIAIPPQDEIPCNGYAIQCRITTEDPEKGFAPDYGRILNYRSAAGFGIRLDAGSGDAGSVITPFYDSMLVKLTAMGRDFETACVRMDRALREFRIRGVKTNIPFLENVIKDDTFRSGQAHTKLIDTKPELLKFKAKRDRATKLLSYLSDITVNGNATAKGWKPEKPILNPRVPQPEIKEFKGSRDILLEKGPDEFVKWILAEKRLLITDTSMRDAHQSLIATRMRTVDMLRIADAYAEGLPDLFSLEMWGGATFDTAMRFLKEDPWDRLRRLREKVPGILFQMLFRGSNAVGYSNYPDNVVAGFVKHSADAGMDIFRIFDSLNYLPNMQVAMEAVRDHGKALCEAAICYTGDILDPKRDKFSLKYYVQKAKELEKMGAHILAIKDMAGLCKPQAAYNLVAALKQEIGIPIHFHTHDTSGLNAASVIAAARAGVDIADLAIASLSGSTSQPNLNSVSAALANSDRDPGLNADTLNEVSDYWEEVLAQYKPFDSAPRAGTAEVYEHEMPGGQYTNLREQANAMGLGHRWREIARTYADVNQLFGDIVKVTPSSKVVGDMAMFLITRSIKAADVPKLKPGSIDWPESVIDMLAGGLGQPDGGWPADVQKVVLGNKPSTTQRPGDLAEAVDLEATRAQVAKKIGRQVDDDDLYSHLMYPAVFAEFVDFRKKYDDLSGLATPAFFYGMHVGEEVEMEIDPGKTLFVKLVSIGDADADGKRTLFYELNGMPRESVVVDKSRVSKDSKAARVKGKPDDTAQACAPMPGMVTEVAVSPGQEVKEGDKLIVLEAMKMLTTVSASQDGVVKEILVAKGEQVDSDDLLVKLG
- the aroA gene encoding 3-phosphoshikimate 1-carboxyvinyltransferase: MSEFRVRSIRTLDAAFPVPGDKSMSHRAAMIAGLADGVSTVRNFLPSEDCLNTLGAMTACGVKVEVLEEMPGFGPTSMRIHGRKMQLAAPTRPIDCGNSGTGMRLLAGLFAGQSFDTELFGDESLSGRPMGRITDPLALMGAKIDCLGEKPGCAPLKIHGTQLHPVRYELPMASAQVKSAVILAGMFCEGTTTAVQPADTRDHTERMLESFGVKVKTEGGAISIKGGQVPQARDFRVPGDISSAAFWVVAAAALPGSRLVIKNVGLNPTRTAVLDVIERMGAQITRTVISTDDGEPIGDVEIRGGKLKGTELLKAEIPNLIDEIPVIAVAAALAEGKTTIRNAKELRVKETDRITTVVNNLRAMGGQVEEFEDGMEITGGQPLHAAAMESHGDHRIAMAFAIAGLFAEGETIIGNTACVNTSYPGFAKQLAAVMDESKSAEDYDLPTVPVAP
- a CDS encoding lysophospholipid acyltransferase family protein, translating into MRWVYWFGWSLFGSAYRSLFGLKVIGRENLVRDGAVLIASNHESFLDPPLIGTLYQDEMFYLARKTLMKGALLKWIYLAWNSIPVDQDRPDMTSLKAIIKLLASGRRVLIFPEGERSLDGNMGAAQPGVGLIAVKSNAVIQPIRIEGAREALPRGSGRIRFTQITLYIGKPIRLTEDELNTAKGKHGYQHIADRIMDAIKTA
- the cmk gene encoding (d)CMP kinase — encoded protein: MILHRAIAIDGPAASGKSTLARILSKRLNLIMVNSGAMYRAVTWKVLKQGVNPNDRAAVVEALRQMELQCGVDGLASTVKVDGVDPGDELRSEEVNANVSAVAAVPEVRECLVSLQRDYLKLGDVVMEGRDIGSVVFPETPYKIYMDADPGVREARREEVGEVDSVAARDHADSRRETAPLKIAEGAAILDTSGHTIETGVKAALDILASQGFPIPPEAEDAVL